From Frateuria aurantia DSM 6220, one genomic window encodes:
- a CDS encoding S9 family peptidase: MRYWLHWIFIAITLPVMADSLDIDHIFDGGSLAGPAPRRLKISPDGRWVTFLRGEPQQPGRMDLWAYAPNTGKSSVLVAADQLQQGDAQLSADERSRRERSRTADLRGIVDYQWSPDGKALLFPLDGRLYLYTLGQRQARLLDTGEGEVLDPQLSPHGRYVAYVQDRNLWTLDLVSGERQALTRDGGGSVHNGEAEFIAQEEMGRSRGYWWSPDGSLIAFERYDEADVPLTQRLEIHAGHNELASQRYPFAGGPNVTVRLGLVAPSAGPVRWIDLGSQADIYLTGVRWRPDGQQLSYQRMSRDQQRLDLQAVDVHTLLQRTLLTETSDDWINLNDDLHFLADGRFVWGSERSGFHQLYLYGPQGRLLHAISAGPWAIDELLAVNEAHGKVYFSSNRDAVPDRQIYSLPLDGSAAGRPQRISLGEGTHQAVFSRQADFYVDTWSNPLTPPQVSLRRPDGHLLNWLEANPLQPGHPFWRYRDSLVEPEFGTLTAKDGQTLYYRLYKPAGFDPQRRYPVFDSFYGGPHAQSVTNAWGDYFNQYMANQGFVVFTLDNRGTSRRGHAFEQPIYQQLGDAEVEDQLTGLNWLKTLPWVDPERIGVFGWSYGGYLSLMLLAKAGDQIAGGVAVAPVTNWKLYDTFYTERYLGKPQDNPGGYIRSSPMAWLDGMTGKLMLVHGMADDNVLFLNSTELMSALQDLGRPFQLMTYPGGKHGLNSTPAQRRHVYHLIDTFFREQIAGRRLPQASP; encoded by the coding sequence ATGCGTTACTGGCTACACTGGATCTTTATCGCCATTACACTGCCGGTCATGGCCGACTCTCTCGATATCGATCACATCTTTGACGGCGGCAGCCTTGCCGGCCCCGCGCCGCGGCGACTGAAGATTTCCCCCGATGGCCGATGGGTGACCTTCCTGCGCGGCGAACCGCAACAGCCCGGACGAATGGACCTGTGGGCCTACGCCCCGAATACCGGCAAGTCCTCGGTGCTGGTGGCCGCCGACCAGCTGCAGCAGGGCGACGCGCAGCTGTCCGCCGACGAACGGAGCCGGCGCGAACGCAGCCGCACGGCCGACCTGCGTGGCATCGTCGACTACCAGTGGTCGCCGGACGGCAAGGCCCTGCTGTTTCCGCTCGATGGCCGGCTTTATCTGTACACCCTTGGCCAGCGCCAGGCCCGTCTGCTGGATACCGGCGAGGGCGAAGTCCTGGATCCGCAGCTGTCGCCACATGGCCGCTACGTGGCCTATGTGCAGGACCGGAACCTGTGGACCCTGGACCTTGTCAGTGGCGAACGACAGGCACTGACCCGCGACGGCGGCGGCAGCGTGCACAATGGCGAAGCCGAATTCATCGCCCAGGAGGAAATGGGCCGCAGCCGTGGCTACTGGTGGTCGCCGGACGGCAGCCTGATCGCCTTTGAACGCTACGATGAAGCCGATGTCCCGCTGACGCAGCGTCTTGAAATCCATGCCGGTCACAATGAGCTGGCCAGCCAGCGCTATCCCTTTGCGGGTGGCCCCAATGTCACCGTCCGGCTGGGCCTGGTGGCACCGAGTGCCGGGCCGGTCCGCTGGATTGATCTGGGCTCCCAGGCCGATATCTACCTGACCGGGGTGCGCTGGCGCCCCGATGGGCAGCAGCTCAGCTATCAGCGCATGAGCCGCGACCAGCAACGACTGGATCTGCAGGCCGTCGATGTCCATACCCTGCTTCAGCGGACCCTGCTGACCGAGACCAGCGATGACTGGATCAATCTCAACGATGATCTGCATTTTCTGGCCGACGGCCGATTTGTCTGGGGCAGCGAACGCAGCGGCTTTCACCAGCTGTATCTCTATGGTCCGCAGGGTCGCCTGCTGCATGCCATCAGTGCCGGCCCCTGGGCCATCGACGAACTGCTGGCCGTGAATGAAGCCCATGGCAAGGTGTATTTCAGCAGCAACCGCGATGCCGTCCCGGACCGTCAGATCTACAGCCTGCCGCTGGACGGCAGCGCCGCCGGCCGGCCGCAGCGGATCAGCCTGGGCGAGGGTACCCACCAGGCCGTGTTCAGTCGCCAGGCCGACTTCTATGTCGACACCTGGTCCAATCCGCTGACGCCCCCCCAGGTCAGCCTGCGCCGCCCGGATGGTCATCTGCTGAACTGGCTGGAAGCCAACCCGCTGCAGCCGGGCCACCCGTTCTGGCGCTACCGGGACAGTCTGGTCGAACCCGAGTTCGGTACCTTGACCGCCAAGGACGGCCAGACCCTGTACTACCGCCTTTACAAGCCGGCCGGTTTCGACCCGCAGCGACGCTATCCGGTCTTCGACAGCTTCTATGGCGGCCCGCATGCACAGTCGGTCACCAATGCCTGGGGTGATTATTTCAACCAGTACATGGCCAATCAGGGATTCGTGGTATTCACCCTCGACAACCGGGGCACCTCGCGGCGCGGGCATGCCTTCGAACAGCCGATCTACCAGCAGCTGGGCGATGCCGAGGTGGAAGACCAATTGACCGGCCTGAACTGGCTGAAAACCCTGCCCTGGGTCGATCCCGAGCGTATCGGCGTCTTCGGCTGGAGCTATGGCGGCTATCTCAGCCTGATGCTGCTGGCCAAGGCGGGCGACCAGATCGCGGGCGGTGTGGCCGTGGCGCCGGTCACCAACTGGAAGCTGTACGACACCTTCTACACCGAGCGCTATCTCGGCAAGCCGCAGGACAATCCGGGCGGCTATATCCGCAGCTCGCCGATGGCCTGGCTCGATGGCATGACCGGCAAGCTGATGCTGGTCCACGGCATGGCCGATGACAACGTGCTGTTTCTCAACAGCACCGAACTGATGTCCGCGCTGCAGGATCTGGGCCGGCCGTTCCAGCTGATGACCTACCCTGGCGGCAAACACGGTCTGAACAGCACACCGG
- the rbsK gene encoding ribokinase: MVQIAVVGSINMDLVTVASRFADPGETLIGERFLTVAGGKGANQAVAAARLGARVSMIGAVGADLFGDQLWQGLQSEGIDLSHVQRLADTATGTASISVAEGENRIVIVAGANARVAPEHVLAAEATLATADAILVQMEIPLATVEATLRLGRKLGVPVILNPAPAQALPREWLELASHITPNQHELAILIDAPAERDFRTVLEQQSLPLVMTRGGEGVWFRNGDQIRHQPAFQVEVVDTTGAGDTFNAALAVFLGEGIETAVCKAAAAAALSITRLGAQSGMPSLAAVEALLEQQA, from the coding sequence GTGGTTCAGATTGCGGTGGTTGGCAGTATCAATATGGACCTGGTGACCGTGGCGTCCCGGTTTGCGGATCCCGGCGAAACCTTGATCGGCGAGCGGTTTCTGACCGTGGCCGGTGGCAAGGGTGCAAACCAGGCCGTTGCGGCGGCACGGCTGGGTGCCAGAGTCAGCATGATCGGTGCCGTAGGGGCTGATCTGTTTGGCGATCAGCTCTGGCAGGGCCTGCAGTCCGAAGGCATTGATCTGAGCCACGTGCAGCGGCTGGCGGATACCGCCACCGGCACCGCATCGATCAGCGTGGCCGAGGGTGAAAACCGGATCGTGATCGTGGCCGGTGCCAATGCCCGGGTCGCCCCTGAGCATGTCCTGGCCGCTGAAGCCACCCTGGCCACGGCCGATGCGATTCTGGTGCAGATGGAGATTCCGCTGGCCACGGTCGAAGCCACCCTGCGGCTGGGCCGCAAACTGGGGGTGCCGGTGATCCTCAATCCGGCGCCGGCTCAGGCCCTGCCACGCGAATGGCTGGAACTGGCCAGTCATATCACTCCCAACCAGCATGAGCTGGCGATTCTGATCGACGCCCCGGCCGAGCGGGATTTCCGTACCGTGCTGGAGCAACAGTCTCTGCCGCTGGTGATGACCCGTGGCGGCGAGGGCGTGTGGTTCCGCAACGGCGATCAGATCAGGCATCAGCCGGCCTTCCAGGTCGAGGTCGTCGATACCACCGGTGCCGGTGACACCTTCAATGCCGCCCTGGCCGTCTTCCTGGGCGAGGGTATCGAAACCGCTGTCTGCAAGGCCGCCGCCGCTGCCGCCTTGTCGATCACCAGGCTGGGTGCCCAGTCCGGCATGCCGTCACTGGCGGCGGTCGAAGCGTTGCTGGAGCAGCAGGCATGA
- the rbsD gene encoding D-ribose pyranase — MRPSGLLHAQLSGLIAGLGHTDTLVIADAGLPVAPEVLCIDLALVRGVPDFVTVLDAVLVELVTERLTVARETERLNPAIWAHLLAASGTQITRSLCSHEELKHASRQARAVIRTGECSPYANVILHAGVNF; from the coding sequence ATGAGGCCCTCGGGTCTGCTGCATGCCCAGCTCAGCGGCCTGATCGCCGGGCTCGGGCATACCGATACCTTGGTGATCGCCGATGCCGGCCTGCCGGTGGCACCGGAGGTGCTCTGCATCGATCTGGCCCTGGTCAGGGGGGTGCCGGATTTCGTTACCGTGCTGGATGCGGTGCTGGTCGAGCTGGTGACCGAGCGCTTGACCGTGGCGCGGGAGACCGAACGGCTCAATCCGGCCATCTGGGCGCATCTGCTCGCCGCCAGCGGCACGCAGATCACGCGAAGCCTGTGCAGTCACGAGGAACTCAAGCATGCCAGTCGTCAGGCACGTGCCGTGATACGCACGGGTGAATGCAGCCCCTATGCCAACGTCATTCTGCATGCTGGCGTCAATTTCTGA
- the ahpC gene encoding alkyl hydroperoxide reductase subunit C, whose amino-acid sequence MSLINTQLKPFKATAFVDGNFVDISDADLKGKWSVFVFYPADFTFVCPTELEDLADHYEEFKKLGVEVYGVSTDTHFAHKAWHDTSPAIGKVKYPLVGDPTHVLSNNFEVLIAEEGIALRGTFLVNPEGEIKLYEIHDNGIGRDASELLRKVKAAQYVASHPGEVCPAKWKEGEKTLAPSLDLVGKI is encoded by the coding sequence ATGTCCCTGATCAATACCCAACTGAAGCCGTTCAAGGCGACCGCCTTCGTCGATGGCAACTTCGTCGACATCTCGGATGCCGATCTGAAGGGCAAGTGGTCGGTCTTCGTGTTCTATCCGGCTGACTTCACCTTCGTCTGCCCGACCGAGCTGGAAGACCTGGCCGATCATTACGAAGAGTTCAAGAAGCTGGGTGTGGAAGTCTACGGCGTGTCCACCGACACCCATTTCGCCCACAAGGCCTGGCACGACACCTCGCCGGCCATCGGCAAGGTCAAGTATCCGCTGGTCGGCGATCCGACCCACGTGCTGTCGAACAACTTCGAAGTGCTGATCGCCGAAGAAGGCATCGCTCTGCGCGGCACCTTCCTGGTCAATCCGGAAGGCGAGATCAAGCTGTACGAGATCCACGACAACGGCATCGGCCGCGACGCGTCGGAACTGCTGCGCAAGGTCAAGGCGGCCCAGTATGTCGCCAGCCACCCGGGTGAAGTCTGCCCTGCCAAGTGGAAGGAAGGCGAGAAGACCCTCGCACCTTCGCTGGACCTGGTCGGCAAGATCTGA
- the ahpF gene encoding alkyl hydroperoxide reductase subunit F, with the protein MLDSTLKTQLKTYLEKVTQPIEIVASLDAAAKSVELRELLGEIAGLSEKITLREEIEAGAPVPSFAINNPGQVSGVRFAGIPLGHEFTSLVLALLQVGGHPSRLGMDVIEQIRELPGPLSFETYFSLSCQNCPDVVQALNLMSVLNPAISHTAIDGALFPEQVEARQIMSVPTVYLNGQVFGQGRMGVEEIVSKLDSGADKRDAARLAAKDRFDMLMVGGGPAGASAAIYAARKGIRTGVVAERFGGQVLDTMAIENFISVQETEGPKLGSALEEHVKSYEVDIMNLQRAVSLSRQGGEIEVGLANGASLKARSVVISTGARWRQMNVPGEDQYRNKGVAYCPHCDGPLFRGKRVAVIGGGNSGVEAAIDLAGIVAEVTLIEFGDQLRADAVLQKKLQSLPNVKVLMSAQTTEVIGDGSRVTGLAWKDRGTGELHSLALEGIFVQIGLVPNTEWLQGVIELSPRGEIIVDDRGQTSMPGVFAAGDATTVPFKQIVIAMGEGAKASLAAFDYLIRSSVASSQDTGPVSAQAA; encoded by the coding sequence ATGTTGGACAGCACTCTCAAAACCCAGTTGAAGACCTACCTGGAAAAGGTCACGCAGCCGATCGAGATCGTCGCGTCCCTTGATGCAGCTGCTAAGTCGGTCGAGCTGCGCGAGCTCCTTGGCGAGATCGCCGGTCTGAGCGAAAAGATCACGTTGCGCGAGGAAATCGAAGCCGGTGCGCCGGTGCCTTCCTTCGCGATCAACAATCCCGGCCAGGTCAGCGGTGTCCGCTTCGCCGGGATCCCGCTGGGCCATGAATTCACCTCACTGGTGCTGGCACTGCTGCAGGTCGGTGGCCATCCGTCCAGGCTTGGCATGGATGTCATCGAGCAGATCAGGGAACTGCCCGGCCCGCTCAGTTTCGAGACTTATTTTTCGCTGAGCTGCCAGAACTGCCCGGATGTGGTGCAGGCCCTGAATCTGATGTCGGTGCTCAATCCGGCCATCAGCCATACCGCCATTGACGGCGCACTGTTCCCGGAGCAGGTCGAGGCGCGCCAGATCATGTCGGTACCCACGGTTTATCTGAACGGCCAGGTCTTCGGACAGGGCCGGATGGGGGTCGAGGAGATCGTCAGCAAGCTGGACAGTGGCGCGGACAAGCGCGATGCCGCCCGGCTGGCGGCCAAGGATCGCTTTGACATGCTGATGGTCGGCGGTGGCCCGGCCGGTGCTTCCGCCGCCATCTACGCGGCCCGCAAGGGCATCCGTACCGGTGTGGTCGCCGAGCGTTTCGGTGGCCAGGTACTGGATACCATGGCGATCGAGAATTTCATTTCGGTGCAGGAAACCGAAGGCCCCAAGCTCGGCAGCGCGCTGGAAGAGCACGTCAAGAGCTATGAGGTGGACATCATGAACCTGCAGCGGGCCGTTTCGCTCAGCCGCCAGGGCGGCGAGATCGAAGTCGGTCTGGCCAACGGCGCCAGCCTGAAGGCCCGTTCGGTGGTGATTTCCACGGGTGCCCGCTGGCGGCAGATGAATGTGCCGGGCGAAGATCAGTACCGCAACAAGGGCGTGGCCTATTGCCCGCATTGCGATGGCCCGCTGTTCAGGGGCAAGCGAGTGGCGGTGATTGGTGGTGGCAATTCGGGCGTCGAAGCGGCCATTGATCTTGCGGGCATCGTCGCCGAGGTGACTCTGATCGAGTTCGGTGACCAGCTGCGTGCCGATGCGGTATTGCAGAAGAAACTGCAGAGCCTGCCCAACGTCAAGGTCCTGATGTCGGCCCAGACCACCGAGGTCATCGGTGATGGCAGCCGGGTCACCGGTCTGGCCTGGAAGGATCGCGGCACTGGCGAACTTCACTCGCTGGCGCTGGAAGGCATCTTCGTGCAGATCGGGCTGGTGCCGAATACCGAGTGGCTGCAGGGCGTGATCGAGCTCAGCCCGCGCGGCGAGATCATCGTTGATGATCGGGGCCAGACCTCGATGCCGGGGGTCTTTGCCGCCGGCGATGCCACCACGGTGCCTTTCAAGCAGATCGTGATTGCCATGGGTGAGGGTGCCAAGGCTTCGCTGGCTGCCTTCGACTATCTGATCCGCAGCTCGGTGGCATCTTCGCAAGACACGGGCCCGGTGTCGGCGCAGGCGGCCTGA